Proteins encoded by one window of Carassius auratus strain Wakin chromosome 8, ASM336829v1, whole genome shotgun sequence:
- the pnck gene encoding calcium/calmodulin-dependent protein kinase type 1B translates to MPLLRDLRKKDDINAVYELKEKLGEGSFSEVRVAQHRCTQKLVAVKCIRKRALKGKESMLENEIAVLRRINHENIVFLEETFETPSKLYLVMNLLTGGELLDRILERGSYTEKDASRVIYQVLQAVKYLHQLGVVHRDLKPENLLYETPLEDSKIVISDFGLSKMEEQGALSTACGTPAYVAPELLQQKTYGKEVDLWAIGVITFILLCGYPPFYDDNDTQLYRLIIKAEYEFDSPYWDDISDSAKDFIVHLLQKDPAKRFNCDQALQHPWISGGAALDKNIHGSVSAQIQKKSHWKRAFNATNIVRHLTKKTHSGEDDEGKLSTSIGTI, encoded by the exons ATGCCTCTATTGAGAGATCTTCGGAAGAAAGATGACATCAATGCTGTTTATGAGCTGAAAGAAAAACTGGGAGA GGGCTCGTTCTCTGAGGTTCGAGTGGCTCAGCACAGATGCACTCAGAAGCTTGTGGCTGTCAAGTGCATCCGCAAGAGAGCGCTAAAGGGAAAAGAATCCATGCTGGAGAACGAGATTGCAGTATTACGCAG AATAAATCATGAAAACATTGTCTTTTTGGAGGAAACCTTTGAGACTCCTTCTAAACTGTATTTGGTAATGAACCT GCTGACAGGAGGGGAACTGCTGGACAGGATTCTGGAGAGAGGCAGTTACACAGAGAAAGATGCCAGTCGTGTGATATATCAGGTGCTGCAGGCGGTGAAGTATCTGCACCAGCTGGGCGTTGTGCATCGAGATCTAAAG CCAGAGAATTTACTGTATGAGACTCCATTAGAAGATTCCAAAATTGTCATCAGTGACTTCGGTCTGTCTAAAATGGAAGAGCAGGGTGCTCTTTCCACGGCCTGTGGGACTCCTGCCTATGTCG CTCCTGAACTTTTACAGCAGAAGACATATGGTAAAGAGGTGGATCTCTGGGCCATTGGGGTCATTACATTTATTCT ACTTTGTGGCTATCCTCCGTTCTACGATGACAATGACACACAACTCTACAGGCTGATCATAAAGGCTGAATATGAATTTGATTCACCATACTGGGATGACATCTCTGACTCCG CGAAAGACTTCATAGTTCACTTACTGCAGAAGGATCCAGCGAAGAGGTTCAATTGTGACCAGGCCTTGCAGCATCCTTG GATATCAGGAGGTGCAGCTCTAGACAAAAACATCCATGGCTCAGTGTCGGCACAGATTCAGAAAAAGAGTCACTGGAAG AGAGCCTTTAATGCCACCAACATCGTGCGTCATTTAACAAAGAAAACCCACTCCGGGGAAGACGATGAAGGGAAGCTCTCCACAAGTATAG